The following proteins are encoded in a genomic region of Liolophura sinensis isolate JHLJ2023 chromosome 7, CUHK_Ljap_v2, whole genome shotgun sequence:
- the LOC135471660 gene encoding uncharacterized protein LOC135471660 encodes MQPTVLKAAGKEGLRRALHKKMLSLFLLVSFGAYKVQSVDEVIVIGAGASGLAAARALTDAGQYKVTVLEARPNRYGGRIWTNAENFQNTTGPEVDMGASYIHHPDDTNSVVKLHRKFNLPMLEMNANGLIVVRERDSRPYTQTRIDAAGMKVDKAFEDVAVLSSKLKKDISIYAALRQLNQSQLIDDPLSQTFVAVEEFNYGTAINNVSTKYINAGYADVPNDSEKIPALGYSKMLDRIVQNSPADTPLNIILGQEVTKVNVQEDKRVVIKCRNNETYKADVVIVTLPLGVLKANGVKFTPDLSTKKRKAIKRVGFGTVNKVVLEFNKRFWPEDKQHLTVAVRDIDDRGKLCIMSSFHAIANKPVVVAYAVSHFGEQSEKMSNNQLKTIALSRLRTAFGTALDPVSVVKMSRTRWKKDRFSRGSYSFPAVGIKKGDWDILGEAEPPLFFAGEHTRTKQYGTVQTAIDTGRKAAKEVESYLNSANTAPVNVLSSFVILFSLFLSVFHIRL; translated from the exons ATGCAACCAACAG TTTTGAAGGCAGCCGGGAAAGAAGGTTTACGCCGTGCATTGCACAAGAAAATGTTGTCGTTGTTCTTGTTGGTGTCGTTTGGCGCTTACAAGGTTCAGAGCGTTGATGAAGTTATAGTGATTGGTGCCGGAGCGTCCGGACTGGCCGCTGCCAGAGCACTGACCGACGCTGGACAGTACAAAGTGACCGTCTTGGAAGCCAGACCCAATCGATACGGGGGAAGAATATGGACAAACGcagaaaattttcaaaacaccACAG GTCCGGAAGTTGACATGGGAGCTAGCTACATTCATCATCCAGACGATACGAATTCTGTTgtcaaacttcacagaaaatttAACCTACCGATGCTGGAAATGAATGCAAACGGATTAATTGTAGTACGAGAAAGGGATTCTAGGCCATACACACAGACCAGGATAGATGCAGCTGGAATGAAGGTCGATAAG GCTTTCGAAGATGTTGCAGTCCTCTCGTCAAAACTGAAGAAAGACATTTCCATATACGCAGCTCTGAGACAACTGAATCAGTCCCAGTTAATTGACGATCCTCTCTCGCAAACATTTGTGGCTGTTGAAGAGTTTAACTACGGAACTGCCATAAACAATGTTAGCACCAAGTATATAAATGCAGGGTACGCGGATGTTCCAAATGACTCTGAAAAAATACCAGCGCTTGGTTACAGCAAGATGTTAGACAG GATCGTCCAGAATTCTCCAGCTGACACTCCTCTAAATATCATCTTAGGCCAGGAAGTAACCAAAGTGAATGTTCAAGAAGACAAACGCGTGGTCATTAAATGCAGAAACAATGAAACATACAAGGCGGACGTTGTAATCGTGACATTACCATTGGGGGTTTTGAAAGCGAATGGCGTCAAATTCACACCGGATTTATCGACAAAAAAGCGGAAGGCAATAAAGAGAGTTG GATTTGGTACGGTAAACAAAGTTGTGTTAGAATTTAACAAACGGTTTTGGCCAGAAGACAAGCAGCACTTAACTGTAGCGGTGCGAGATATTGATGACCGAGGAAAGCTTTGCATTATGTCGAGTTTTCACGCCATTGCAAACAAGCCTGTGGTAGTGGCATACGCTGTCAGCCATTTTGGGGAGCAGAGCGAGAAAATGAGTAACAACCAGCTTAAAACCATAG CTCTAAGTCGTCTGCGCACTGCTTTTGGTACAGCCTTAGACCCAGTAAGTGTTGTGAAAATGTCTCGCACGAGGTGGAAGAAAGATCGGTTTTCCAGAGGATCATATTCGTTCCCAGCTGTAG GAATAAAGAAGGGAGACTGGGACATTCTCGGGGAAGCCGAACCACCATTGTTCTTCGCTGGCGAGCACACACGAACCAAACAGTATGGCACCGTCCAGACGGCTATAGACACAGGCAGAAAAGCTGCGAAAGAAGTAGAATCATACTTAAACTCAGCTAATACTGCCCCAGTGAACGTGTTATCtagttttgtaattttattcTCTCTATTTCTGTCTGTCTTCCATATCAGGCTAtaa